A genomic region of Candidatus Methylomirabilota bacterium contains the following coding sequences:
- a CDS encoding ABC transporter ATP-binding protein, whose amino-acid sequence MLRVEGVDSYYGLSHVLQGVSLTVDTGEAVALLGRNGAGKTTTLKTIMAVVRARRGRVTWNGEDITALPPHRIVRAGIGYVPEERRIFPNLSVYENLKMARLTTDRGRRMDAYLARVLELFPPLGDRLANKGKTLSGGEQQMLTMARSLGTDPKLLLIDEPTEGLMPAFVETIGRTITEIQRQGVAVLLVEQNTRLALEATRRAYVIEKGVIKHEARSRDLAADAEARHRYLGV is encoded by the coding sequence ATGCTGCGGGTCGAGGGCGTGGACAGCTACTACGGCCTGAGCCACGTGCTCCAGGGCGTGTCGCTGACCGTCGACACCGGCGAGGCGGTGGCCCTCCTCGGCCGCAACGGGGCGGGCAAGACCACCACGCTCAAGACGATCATGGCAGTGGTGCGGGCCCGGCGCGGCCGCGTCACGTGGAACGGCGAGGACATCACCGCGCTGCCGCCCCACCGCATCGTGCGGGCCGGCATCGGCTACGTGCCCGAGGAGCGCCGCATCTTCCCGAACCTCTCCGTCTACGAGAACCTCAAGATGGCGCGCTTGACCACCGACCGCGGCCGGCGCATGGACGCCTATCTGGCCCGCGTGCTCGAGCTGTTCCCCCCGCTGGGCGATCGCCTCGCCAACAAGGGCAAGACCCTCAGCGGCGGCGAGCAGCAGATGCTCACGATGGCCCGCAGCCTCGGCACCGACCCCAAGCTCCTGCTCATCGACGAGCCCACCGAGGGCCTGATGCCCGCCTTCGTCGAGACGATCGGGCGCACCATCACCGAGATCCAGCGCCAGGGAGTGGCGGTGCTGCTGGTCGAGCAGAACACGCGTCTCGCGCTCGAGGCCACCCGGCGCGCGTACGTGATCGAGAAGGGCGTGATCAAGCATGAAGCGCGCTCGCGCGACCTCGCGGCCGACGCGGAGGCGCGCCACCGCTACCTGGGGGTGTGA